Part of the Mangifera indica cultivar Alphonso chromosome 4, CATAS_Mindica_2.1, whole genome shotgun sequence genome, CTAGACTGGTCACCATTCACAAGTTTGAAATTGGAGGTATCTTGACCATTTACAGACTGCAGGCTtccatttcttttattaactaAGTTGGCAGCACCTCCACTTCCCTCCTCAAGTCCActcttttcatttttgtgttcCTCATTTGTTAACCTTTTTCCCTTATCTGCCGCCTCTTCAGCtttcctcttctcttctctttctcgTCTTTTTCTAGCCTCTTGCTCCTTTAATTGCTTaaatctggagtatatcaacaCATTACAACTAAAAATAGCGGggttaaaataacaataaaatcagaTAATGTTAAAGACAAACCTTTCACCAGGACGTAGTCCCTCCACTGTCAACTTTTCTCTTTGTTTGACCTCCTCCTTGGTGGTATTTAATCTTGAGACAGATTTCGGAATCTCAAGTTCTTCTTCCTTGATTGAATCACTGAatattttgattggattttttGCACCCCCAAACTTCTGAAGCCATACTTGCTGGACTGtacttaatatattatttgtaaaccTACATAAATGGAAATTTAAGATGCAGGAAATCATATGCAGAATGTCAACAGGAATCATTCCAAACAAGATGGAATGATCCTAATATAGAAGAGCTTTACATCTGCTCACCAATAAAGACTTAGACCAGAAGGAACTGACAGAGAAAAATAGCCAATCATGAATGGGAGGAAGTTTGTCAGTGCTTGAGAAGTCTTCACATTTGGATCATTAttctgaaagaaagaaatgtcCACAGTCAATTGCCTTAAATAAGcgatatttatatgataaaggCCAAGATTTGCAATTTCATGTAAAATACCTTAAATTGAGCAATGAAATCAATCAGAAACAATACATTTGTATCTTACAGTGCATACTGCTATACAGTCCATGTTTGTTCCCAAGTCTTGCATTGAAACAGATGTGGCATGATATCAATGGTAGATGATATGGTTAAGTGTTCGATGATGTGTATCTCTAAGTTAATGCCATGTAACTTGGGATTTAAATATTGGGATCCAAATAGAAATTGAACAGATTTTTAGATTTGTTTCTACTCCCACTGGACAGCAAGTCACATGTACAGATATCTAGAAAGGAAAACTATAAGGGAAGTATTCATATGCATGCAACAGTGTCAATAAGTTGCTTAGTCCCTCTTCACCATTGTTTTCGTCACATAATTCGACATGATTTTAGCAATTTTTCAGTAGCATCACTTTGACATTATATGACAAGTTGTTTGAAATAGTAATCATGTGCCAAAGGGACCAAATATTACACCACTGTTTGGTATTCAGCTTGACAAGCTGTATACATCTGCTATAAAGCACAAAGCAataaataatctcaaatatgGTAAGACTTGGTCAAACACTTAGTTTACAAGTAATCAGACAAATTTACACAGGGAAGTGACTGACCTGTGAGGCCTGCATGATCTTGACTGACATAAACTGTGAAACAACCAATAAAAAAGGCAAGACAAGATACGCCAAGGTATCATGCCATCCAAGGGGTGGATGACCATCCTGAGAACATTGAACCAAGAATGAGAATTGAACTAACAACTTGATAGATGAAAGCAAAAACACATCAATAAATGAAGCTCAATCaagcaaaattaaaagaaaaaaatactaacCCACATATGGGATCTCTTTGGTAGAATGAACCAGGAATATAGCTTACAtcctaatttcaatttatagaaGCCACTATGAACTAAATTACATGCTCAACACCAGAAGGAATATAGTGCAATTCATGCTTTGTAACTTTGATGAAAGATAGTTTAGAATTGCTTACTTAAACAGAACCATGACTTGAGTAAAATAGGTACAAggcttaaaaaatttatgatgtGACATTCAAATAGTATAGAATTGCTTACTTGAAAAGGGAAAAGCCAAGAAATGCCACTTCCACTTTGTCGTGCCGCAATTGTGGTAGGACCAGCCAAAGAGGGTATCCAAAAGAAACCTTCCGTGAGGAGTCCCTTTATGTTCATCAAAACATTCAGTTAGAATTTAGACACAAGAGACAGCTAGAAAAAGTGGGGAAATACAGCCACACCCACAACAAGCtgaaaacaacaaattaatgGGATAAGTGCCCTACTTCATCTGCTACATTTGAAAGAGCTCTATATAGGCCAATCCATACTGGTATTGTGGCAAGTGTAGGCAAGCATCCTGGAATAAGGCAAGAAAACAGAGGAAGTGATTCAATAGTTGTACTTAGAGCATCTGGTAATACAAAGATGGAAAAATATAAACCTATGCTCCTATATTGGCAAAAACTAGGGTACATGTAATAAAACATATTGACGGGGAATTTCAAAACAGAACCTAGCTCAACTCAGTCTCCTCAGGAATTTTAGTAAGCCTAAAATatcaggaaaaaataaaataaaataaaaaattcaaatctggAAGCGACATAAGTACCTGCCAGAGGGTTTATGCCAGCTAATTTATATAATCGGGCAGTTTCAAGTTGAATTCTCTCCTGCAAGTAGACAAAAGTTTCCAACTTATCAATCAATACAAAAACAACCAATTAATGAAAATGGTTATGGCtacaaattatattaacaaattaaatctCTACAATCTTAGGTTACGTAAACATATTTACAAATAGAAAGAACAGAGTTTGACCTGATCACCAGCATATCTCTGCTGAATGGCCTTTATTTGTGGTGTTAAAGATCGCATAGCCATGGCAGACTCAACCTGTACATAACACCTTTAATAACTACATCTGCAGCACCATATGAACATGACATTATGAAAGGAATGTCTCACTCCAGATTAACAGAATTAACGAACCTGTTTTTTAGTTAAAGGAAAAGTAGCAGCCTTAACAATAACAGTGAGAAGGATAATAGCAAAACCATATGAATAAGGCACATGTAAAGTAGACAGTCCATCTTTTAAAACCTGGAACCAAAcccaagaagaaaaaaattagacaaaaaaaagaaagacaactTTATAGAACCCATTAGCAAAAATAAGCGAAAAAACCTGTCTACATAAAACCAATATAGATATACAATTGTTATACCTTCAAAACAGTTTCCATTACATTAGTAATACCAGAAAGCCAATCAGAGTTCTGTTTCGTTGTAGTTACTGTGTCAGAGGAAGACACGGCAGCATCAGCTATGGTAAAGAGAAAGTTCTCAGCTTGTCCAAACAGCTCCTTGATTACACCCTCCACACTTTGCGGGTCGGGTTTGAACCCCACTTTGGTAATAGAAAGCGAACCACGAAGGAATGGTTTGTGGGCAAAGTAAGTTCGATTAAAAAGAGGGTTTTGAGTTGCGGTCCGGTATGGAAATGGAGAAAGAACAAGATTAGGTTTCACTGAGAGAGAATTAGACATGATTTTAACGTTTCTGGaaaaccctaaagtttttttggtttggttttgttCAGTTGAAAGAAGTTGCAGAATCTAAGAGGGTGATGCCCTGCCCAATTTGTTgggatttaaaaataattttttaataattcttatcaaataaatacagGTATACcgtatattcataatttaattttgaattaaaattagattttcactCAATCTAATTTATATCTCtatttaaactcattttataaaaaaaaaatgtatatctatatacatatatatcttatttttgtaATTGCAAAATCtaatagtttgaatgataatGAAAGAACTCCAAACACAAAACAGAGCCTTCGCAATATTACAGTGTTAAACTGTAGCATTTCCTCTATATCCTCAGTTTTTTGCAAAAGAAGCACTTTTAAAACAGAGCCTTTGCAACACATCACACCACGCCACATGCTCGTGCCACACCACACGCTCTTCCATATTAAAATACAACTTGATTCACATACAAATTAAGTCCAAAATGCCTAGGTTTAGGAAATGAGGCAATGCAGCATCTTGAAATGATTTGACTTTTGCATCTCCTGTTGATCTTAATCTCTGTTTTCTGGGTCATATCTCTTGGGCTCAGGCCTTCAGAATACATCAATAATGGGTTCCCAATAAATACCCATCAATTGGGTCCAAAATTAACATACTAGTTGCTACAATTCAGAGTGAGAGCATAAGAAGTGACAAGAAAATGCAGGTGGGGTGGGGTATGAAATGTGAGGTCCAACCTTTCCAATCACACCCTCTGGATAAGAGAAGAATCTGAAATCTGAAAACCATAATTCTATTGGTCTACATTTGCCTCATTTTCTCATCAAATCTTCAACTCAAATTTCCCATCTTAAGCACCCATACAATTCTAGAGAACACTGATCAATGGCTGCAACAATGGCTACAATGGCTGTGTTCAATGCCAAGTGTTTGAGCATCACCACACCCAAAAATATCAGCCACAACAAACCAACCACAAAACCCACCTCCATTTTCTCCATTCAAAACCTCCCAAAAGGACTGACCATCTCAAACCCGGCTGAGAATTCAGCCGCAATAGCTGGCACTGCTATTGCTGGAGCAATCTTTTCAACTTTGAGCTTATGTGATGCAGCTTTTGCAGCACAACAAATAGCCGAAATAGCAGAAGGTGACAACCGTGGCCTGGCACTACTGCTACCAATCGTACCAGCCATTGCTTGGGTGCTCTACAACATTCTCCAGCCCGCACTGAACCAAATAAACAGTATGCGTAGCAGCAAGGGAGTGATTATCGGGCTTGGACTTGGCGGATTGGCTGGGTTGATGTCAATGCCACCACATGCATCGGCTAGTGAAATTGCCGTGCTGGCTGATGCTACAAATGACAACAGGGGTCAACTTCTGCTGTTTGTTATCGCTCCAGCAATTCTGTGGGTGCTATACAACATTCTTCAACCGGCTTTGAATCAAATCAACAGGATGAGGTCTTAGTGAGAGACATGAATGGATTTGTAGGGTGAGATatgcaacaaaattaatatatgtataattgcACCTACTGTTAATGAACTACCTTTCTTTTGCATTTTCCTGAGAAGAATTGTAATTAAAGTGCTCagataaatatgttaatttggtgaatatgtaatttatattattacttCAATCACATTCCTGGTGAATATGTAATTTATAAGGATACCAAAAATAGGGGGATGAcatcaaaaacaagaaaatattattaaaaaactataaaaaaaaaaaagtatcataAGTTAAAAAAGAAGTTTTAGAAAACTAAAAAGTATTAGAATTAGAAGAATATTATcgtaaataagaaaataaagtaaaaaaattattaaaatagggTTAGTAGttagaaacattaaaaaatagcGTCAGACCAACCGTCTTTTCATCGCTACTATTTGAATAGAAACATTGCACCTTGCCACATTGCCTGCCTTCCTACAACACTAGACTGAAGACGACTTAATTAGATCTGTGTAATTTCATTAagttaaaatgattagttttgtCACAAAGTGGGATCAAGAGGAGATGGAGCTTCTCATTGTCATCTACGCAAGCCTCAGACACAAGTGGTGGTCACCTTATCAGACTTCTCGAGCTGTGACACACACCTCTCATGCGTACTGATAAGATTGAGAACATTGTACTGATGTTtagaaagaattttaattatatgtgcacttaaaaataagaaaaaaaagtgatgCTATATTTCATTACCACCGAGTCACTGTGGAATGGCAATTGAGCAAATTGCAATAGCAAAACTATTGGCTAGGCGGTTTGTTTGAcctccttttcttttaaattttcttggAAAACAACGTGGTGGGCCTGCAGACCACTCCTCCATTCTAAATCCCTGCATGCATGATCtaccattttagggttttctctTGTAGTGGCCTCAAAGACCAAACCCCAGCTCATTATGTTATTATAATGCTTGCTTTTAAGGATCAGCAtgaaacaataattattaatcatCACATCTTCTACAGTTGAACTTCATTAACATTTCGTCTGTGGCCACCACCTGGTTGAATATAAACCATTATCGATATCGCAAGTTGGTTGGTTCCAGTGAGCTGAAGAGACTGAAACATTATAATATTGgggtttaaatgattttaaagtaaTGAGCCATGGTGATGGAGCCTACATATACAAGGATGgtagaaacaagaagaaaaggcCACTTTGACTTTGATAGAATCGCACTCCAAAAGTAGACCAAGCTAGCTGTGTTACACTTTGATTTGTTGGCGAAGAATTGtaagtaaatataaaagataGAATTGATAACCATAACTATATCAGAGATGAGTGGAGGAATATTGAATTACTGATAAATAGGATGTAACAAAATATATCCTACACGCAAGGGCACGGCACTCAAACTTCACAATGACTAGAGCAAAGCAGTGTTGGGAGACCTATGACATGCAATTAATAAAGGAAATCATATCAGATATGATAAAATAGGAATCAAATCATCACTTAAACAAACAGATGGTGCTGCTCTCCTGTCTCAcatctttcctttttatttttcttaattcttttcCTTCTAATccatttctctttttcctcctaCACAAAAAACAACAATTCCCTTTGGCTTCATGCAATTCATGAACGCCGCTCAATCAAAAACTCCCATTCTCAAATACTTTCTCatctctctcttcctttctttaCCTCTCCTCCTTCTCTTCTCCTCCCTCCAACCCCACATCCACCGCCCAACCCTCACTGACCCCGTCTCCGAAGATCTCAAGATCCGACCCGGCTACAACTCCTACGAAGCCTACCTTCAACGTCAACTCAACAAAacccttaaccctaaactacgTCAAATATGGACAACACGTGACTGGGAACGTAAAATTCAAGTCTTTGCCAAGTTCTTCAACGAGTTGAAACAAAAAAACCTTCTTTCTAATCAATCAAAAGCTCTCTGTGTCGGCGCTCGTGTTGGCCAAGAAGTTGAAGCCTTGAAACGCATCGGCGTATCCGACTCGGTTGGTATCGATTTAGTGCCGTATCCGCCTCTGGTTATAAAGGGAGACTTCCACAAGCAGCCGTTTGATGATGAGACTTTCGACTTCGAATTCTCGAACGTGTTTGATCACGCACTATATCCGAATAAATTCGTTATGGAGATCGAACGGACGTTGAAACCAGGTGGGGTTTGTGTTTTACATGTGGCGCTATCTAGACGGGCTGATAAGTACTCGGCCAATGATTTATACAGCGTCAAACCACTGTTGAAGATGTTCAAGAGATCGGAGATGGTCCAGGTCCGGAAAGTTGACGGGTTTGGGTTAGATACAGAGGTGGTATTCAGGAAGAAAGACAAAAATCCAAGGGTCAAGATGAATGCAgcattaattaattgattagttGGCGTTAATAGTAGAaatgtaattattattgttgttgttgttgttgttgtttgcGTTAGACGTTACTTCTAAGTTCTGGCCACCaaaccaatcaaaattaataaaagatttataaaataaaacctaaaacATCATCTGATTACGTAGTTACGAAAAATCTGGATTCACATACCATCGTTTAAtcaaaattctataaatttgaTGGTGGGAATATGAAAGCTGGGGTGCACTTAGAGTAAGTAAAGCAAGATTATCCTAAAGATAAGGGGGAATAATAAggattaaaattgattttgttaaggCTTTAGGGGACATGCATTATCATTATGCTCTAAACTTTCAAGGATCTCTTCCCaatcaaaattaacaactttttcTTGGAAATGGCTCCCTCTTTCGACATCCCCAGCTCTAGATATTCTATTCAATAGGCctattcaattataattaaataattttaaattaaatataaaaaaatatttaattatataataatacatataaatatttatttatttatatactcaaaataaatacacataacattactcttatcAACTAATGTGCTGCAAATTGCATTTCTACCACTGTGGAAGTTTCACAGGATACAAAAACAAGCCATCcacaataatttttctcttagtGAAGAGCTCAGCCCATAAACTTAACTATGCAAGGAAATAGAAAAGGATTAGGAAAACATGGCTCAGATTGAATgcaattcatttttaaaatctcaaacaGGAGAGATCTCTGCAAGCATAGACTCTCGTGggataaaagtgaaaaaaaccAACAAGCAGGAGGAGGTGACTATTGGTCTGCCTGGCTATCTGGAACAAATTCGAGAGGCTGGCTATCGGTTTCCTGCATTTGCAACTGAGAAGCATTTAGCTTGGCAGCCTTGTATCTGTTTGAGCTTCTAAGGATTTTTTCCAAGGTTCCACTAGAGCTGTTCCAACAAGATATTGTTAGATAAACATACCATAAGtataaaatcacaaattaaacaaaaataatgctTGCCAAAGAGATTTGTTTGACATGCTATTACATTTTTACAACTGAAGAAACATCACTAGTGGCTTTGGATgtgaattttctttcttttgttatgtttcttttaacaatttttagatTTCATGTCAATAGATTTTCCAAATGCATAATTTTTACACTCAGACACAAGTCTCATAACGCTGTAGACTTTTGATCTGCAAAAGTTAGATATATTGCAAACATAAGCACTGGAAAACAAAATAGACTGATATCTCACAATGGTTAAATTAAACTTACTATGATTTTGTAATGTCTCCTCCACcgctttctttcctttttgaaACATAAGTTCCTgcaacaaatttaagtttaaacaaaaaaaataagtcCCCACAGGCTCAGAGTACCCATTACAGAAAGAAAGTAGTAATAACCACATACataccaaaatattatatattagaatttgtTTTGTCAAAGAAGACAATACAGTAAGAAGCCACTCTGCACACCAGAGCTTATGAACTAAGTTTACAAGAGAACAATTTGACAAGATTATTAgctatatataaaagttttcaGAGTTCAAACAATGTCAACCAAACATGCTGACATGGACTGAAACAAAACAACTGAAAATCCCTcggttaattttataaaaaaagggCAACTAACATTAAGAAACTAACAAGCGGACAACCAAGTAAACGTATGGCTAACTTTGAGGACAGTTTTTAATTACTATAACACATTAATTATCAATCTTAGACTTATAGTTTATGAGAAGTGAcagggaaaaaatgaaaaccatCAGTCAATAATTATAAGCTCATGATAAAGTTAGTCtggtaatattaatatattcaaagtttaagatttttaattacCCTTCTGTTGCGCACTGCTATCCCCATCTGAATAGTCAGATGACAAAGAATTATCAGATGGAGTTCTGGTGCTGGTATCTGAATGATCTACCCCATTGTCATCATCTGAATTCTCACAACCATCTTCCTTAAAAATTGAGCCTGATGTAGCCAACAAGCTCTTCTTACGTTGTGTTCTATTCACTACTTCCCCATCATAGTATTTACTGGAAACATGTCTAAAATCCGAATGAGATTGATGCCTATTATCCCTTTTACCTTCAGGAAGTACGTTTTTTGAACTCTCCAAGCTAGAGTTTGATGCAGCAACGTTTTGTCTGCTTTTATCTGTACGGCTATGGGTTGAAGAACCATGGACAGCATTGGGCCTTCTAGCTTCCTgatttttggataatttatcAGATTTATTAGACACATGAGCTTTAGCCTCAATTCCAGAAACTCTTGCTAGTTTCGTTTTAGGAAGAAGATCCCGTTTATCaccctcaaactttgaaaatgatctCTGGGAATCAAAACTGCTAGAGTCAGCAGCTTGAACTTTCCCTCCACTGCTCTGCTTCTCATTCAACTTCAGTGCATTTTGTAAATCAGGTGAGGGGCCATTAGAGTGTACATCaagctttttcttctttttgctgGCCTTTACCTCTTTAACTGCTCCTTTTGTTTCTGTCACCTTTTCAACAGGCACATTGTGAGAAACATCAATTGTATGCTGTTGTTGGTTGGGCACAACATTGACATTAACAGTAGTCCTATCACTATCAAAGGATACTTCCATTTTATTATCAGCTTCATTTGAACAGTCACTTTTAGGGAAATTACCACTCTGATCTTGAAGAGGACTCATTTCAACCCCAGCATTATTCTCAGATTCTGGGTTTGATCCATTTAGCTTGTTTTCAGAGCTTGTCTTCACCAAGCATCTCTTCTTTGTCAGTTTGGATGATGCATCCACCTCTGCATCCCTAAATCCATCAGTTGACAGTGTCACATTTTTACAACTgacattttcatcttcttccgGCAATTCTGGTAGGTTCTTAGAAGCAGAATTTCGTTTTCGCTTGGTTCTCTTTCTTGATTTCTCATCCTTATTTTCTGCATTCATTGGAATTTCGCTGACATCCTTCAAGGATTCCAACACATTTCGGATCACATTATCAGCTTCCCTATAATTAGCCAAAACAGAATCATTCACTGTTGTCCTTTTTGGTATTTCTTTCCCCTTGATTGGGGACATGAGGTTTTCCTCCTTGGATTTATCACTTGAATGATCTCTATTAATGGTCTCATGAGGCTTGGTTGAAGAAATGCCAAGGCCAGAGCCTGTTTTATGCTCAGTAACTGATGAAGCATGATCCTGAGACTTTTTggatttcctttttttctttaaagattttGCAGGTTCCATATTTACAATGGTATCAGGGTCCACATTTCCATTAGCCTCTGAACTTAATTCATCCCTGCCTGAAGGGGTTCCCTTTACTAGGGGCATTGCCTCTGAATCTTTACTTTGAGACAATTGTTTTCCTTCTGCAACTCTGCCAGTCTGATCACGTCCAAATTTCTGACAATCATGAACAGTAGCATTCTCGTATTTGGTGACCCCTGTATTCTTATTGAGACCATTATCCTGGACAGTGAGAGGAGGATTGCCTTCTTCTTCACTGACATGGTGATCCTCCGAAATGCTCATTTGTTTTGCTGcagatgaaattgttaattcaGGTGAAACGTTTTTGGTTTCAACATTGCCAACACCTTTGGCACTAATAGTAGCATCTACAAAACGGAAACAAATATgaatatcaaattttgattcaatcaaAGACAAAACTACATCGAATTGCAAGTGACAATAACAATAGGACCTTACCCAATGAACAAGGTAATTCATTGTTTCCCCCCTCTTCTTGCAGGGGAACACCAAGAATTTTCTTCAAAAGCACTGTGTGTGGTTCAGAAATCATCTCATCATGGACATTTTGTGCAGGAAGAACTGCTGCATTATGCTCACCTTCCAAATTCCTCTGATGAACTCCCACTGTGTCCCCAGGGTTCTCCATCCTCTCATCTTGTACAGAAGAAGGAACTGCAGCAAGAACttgattaatcaattttgatgatttctttttccttttcttctttccagTGCTTGCATCGGTTGTCAATAAATGGTTATCCTTCAACGTTTCCAAAGATAAATGATCCAAGGAAGCATTTGTACCATTTTGTTTGTCCCCAAAAGAGCACTGAGAAATTGTTATGTCTTGCATGAAGGTCTCTCTAGTAGAATCACATTCCAGAAGCCTCTTTTCTATAGAAGAATTTTCCATGTCATCTTTCCTCACAGTCTTCTGCTTTTTACTTGCAGCAAGCCTGGTTGAAGGTTCCTCCAATGATGTATTACACTTTGCATTAACATCAACATTCTTAGAATTATATGTTTCACACTCAAAATTCTTTGCTAAAACTGCAGTTCCCTCACAGAGAACATCATTCATCAGCAGCTCCCTCCCTGATTTCTGTTTGATGTCACAAGCTGAAATCCTGCAACGTTCATCAGCATTATATTTGATTCCCATTTGTATATCATGAGTAAATACTGTATCTCCACCTTCAGTGACCGAGTTAACCAGGACCATGTCTTGCTGTGATTC contains:
- the LOC123213967 gene encoding ALBINO3-like protein 1, chloroplastic, which codes for MSNSLSVKPNLVLSPFPYRTATQNPLFNRTYFAHKPFLRGSLSITKVGFKPDPQSVEGVIKELFGQAENFLFTIADAAVSSSDTVTTTKQNSDWLSGITNVMETVLKVLKDGLSTLHVPYSYGFAIILLTVIVKAATFPLTKKQVESAMAMRSLTPQIKAIQQRYAGDQERIQLETARLYKLAGINPLAGCLPTLATIPVWIGLYRALSNVADEGLLTEGFFWIPSLAGPTTIAARQSGSGISWLFPFQDGHPPLGWHDTLAYLVLPFLLVVSQFMSVKIMQASQNNDPNVKTSQALTNFLPFMIGYFSLSVPSGLSLYWFTNNILSTVQQVWLQKFGGAKNPIKIFSDSIKEEELEIPKSVSRLNTTKEEVKQREKLTVEGLRPGERFKQLKEQEARKRREREEKRKAEEAADKGKRLTNEEHKNEKSGLEEGSGGAANLVNKRNGSLQSVNGQDTSNFKLVNGDQSSQELRQDENTISVFRTEDSVVSSKTEVDGRDEQ
- the LOC123213968 gene encoding photosystem II core complex proteins psbY, chloroplastic-like produces the protein MAATMATMAVFNAKCLSITTPKNISHNKPTTKPTSIFSIQNLPKGLTISNPAENSAAIAGTAIAGAIFSTLSLCDAAFAAQQIAEIAEGDNRGLALLLPIVPAIAWVLYNILQPALNQINSMRSSKGVIIGLGLGGLAGLMSMPPHASASEIAVLADATNDNRGQLLLFVIAPAILWVLYNILQPALNQINRMRS
- the LOC123213755 gene encoding uncharacterized protein LOC123213755 is translated as MQFMNAAQSKTPILKYFLISLFLSLPLLLLFSSLQPHIHRPTLTDPVSEDLKIRPGYNSYEAYLQRQLNKTLNPKLRQIWTTRDWERKIQVFAKFFNELKQKNLLSNQSKALCVGARVGQEVEALKRIGVSDSVGIDLVPYPPLVIKGDFHKQPFDDETFDFEFSNVFDHALYPNKFVMEIERTLKPGGVCVLHVALSRRADKYSANDLYSVKPLLKMFKRSEMVQVRKVDGFGLDTEVVFRKKDKNPRVKMNAALIN
- the LOC123213754 gene encoding uncharacterized protein LOC123213754 isoform X2; protein product: MFVKSAFDGVSKSWFLSVDASILEEQSEKQHAGISKFGDLVASCGITGNPTADGVALLADASARRLPSTDESTLTHVHRDQNAKQKPSTQITCNILATLNEGNTSAHVTNEDESQQDMVLVNSVTEGGDTVFTHDIQMGIKYNADERCRISACDIKQKSGRELLMNDVLCEGTAVLAKNFECETYNSKNVDVNAKCNTSLEEPSTRLAASKKQKTVRKDDMENSSIEKRLLECDSTRETFMQDITISQCSFGDKQNGTNASLDHLSLETLKDNHLLTTDASTGKKKRKKKSSKLINQVLAAVPSSVQDERMENPGDTVGVHQRNLEGEHNAAVLPAQNVHDEMISEPHTVLLKKILGVPLQEEGGNNELPCSLDATISAKGVGNVETKNVSPELTISSAAKQMSISEDHHVSEEEGNPPLTVQDNGLNKNTGVTKYENATVHDCQKFGRDQTGRVAEGKQLSQSKDSEAMPLVKGTPSGRDELSSEANGNVDPDTIVNMEPAKSLKKKRKSKKSQDHASSVTEHKTGSGLGISSTKPHETINRDHSSDKSKEENLMSPIKGKEIPKRTTVNDSVLANYREADNVIRNVLESLKDVSEIPMNAENKDEKSRKRTKRKRNSASKNLPELPEEDENVSCKNVTLSTDGFRDAEVDASSKLTKKRCLVKTSSENKLNGSNPESENNAGVEMSPLQDQSGNFPKSDCSNEADNKMEVSFDSDRTTVNVNVVPNQQQHTIDVSHNVPVEKVTETKGAVKEVKASKKKKKLDVHSNGPSPDLQNALKLNEKQSSGGKVQAADSSSFDSQRSFSKFEGDKRDLLPKTKLARVSGIEAKAHVSNKSDKLSKNQEARRPNAVHGSSTHSRTDKSRQNVAASNSSLESSKNVLPEGKRDNRHQSHSDFRHVSSKYYDGEVVNRTQRKKSLLATSGSIFKEDGCENSDDDNGVDHSDTSTRTPSDNSLSSDYSDGDSSAQQKGTYVSKRKESGGGDITKSYSSGTLEKILRSSNRYKAAKLNASQLQMQETDSQPLEFVPDSQADQ
- the LOC123213754 gene encoding uncharacterized protein LOC123213754 isoform X1, with protein sequence MEEPTSISDSGATITYNTVFVDTSLDTHLAMIVSGSDTVSDLKKRILHEHPLCFPKIGGIKIHALKVKRKGHFYHLSDSMFVKSAFDGVSKSWFLSVDASILEEQSEKQHAGISKFGDLVASCGITGNPTADGVALLADASARRLPSTDESTLTHVHRDQNAKQKPSTQITCNILATLNEGNTSAHVTNEDESQQDMVLVNSVTEGGDTVFTHDIQMGIKYNADERCRISACDIKQKSGRELLMNDVLCEGTAVLAKNFECETYNSKNVDVNAKCNTSLEEPSTRLAASKKQKTVRKDDMENSSIEKRLLECDSTRETFMQDITISQCSFGDKQNGTNASLDHLSLETLKDNHLLTTDASTGKKKRKKKSSKLINQVLAAVPSSVQDERMENPGDTVGVHQRNLEGEHNAAVLPAQNVHDEMISEPHTVLLKKILGVPLQEEGGNNELPCSLDATISAKGVGNVETKNVSPELTISSAAKQMSISEDHHVSEEEGNPPLTVQDNGLNKNTGVTKYENATVHDCQKFGRDQTGRVAEGKQLSQSKDSEAMPLVKGTPSGRDELSSEANGNVDPDTIVNMEPAKSLKKKRKSKKSQDHASSVTEHKTGSGLGISSTKPHETINRDHSSDKSKEENLMSPIKGKEIPKRTTVNDSVLANYREADNVIRNVLESLKDVSEIPMNAENKDEKSRKRTKRKRNSASKNLPELPEEDENVSCKNVTLSTDGFRDAEVDASSKLTKKRCLVKTSSENKLNGSNPESENNAGVEMSPLQDQSGNFPKSDCSNEADNKMEVSFDSDRTTVNVNVVPNQQQHTIDVSHNVPVEKVTETKGAVKEVKASKKKKKLDVHSNGPSPDLQNALKLNEKQSSGGKVQAADSSSFDSQRSFSKFEGDKRDLLPKTKLARVSGIEAKAHVSNKSDKLSKNQEARRPNAVHGSSTHSRTDKSRQNVAASNSSLESSKNVLPEGKRDNRHQSHSDFRHVSSKYYDGEVVNRTQRKKSLLATSGSIFKEDGCENSDDDNGVDHSDTSTRTPSDNSLSSDYSDGDSSAQQKGTYVSKRKESGGGDITKSYSSGTLEKILRSSNRYKAAKLNASQLQMQETDSQPLEFVPDSQADQ